GGCCCGACGTACCTCGGGCACGCCGGCGCCTCCGGCAGCGCGACCTACGCAGTGCGCGGGAGCATCAATGGCGTCTGGACCGACTCGGAGAGCCTCACAGTCACCGCGACCCAACCGGTCAATGCCGGCCACCTCGCCAACCTCTCCGCCTTGAGCCGCACCGCCGCGGGTGCCGAGGCCCTGACAATTGGGTTTGTGACCAACGGGGCCACGAACCTCCTCGTGCGCGGCATCGGCCCGACCCTCGACGTGTTCCCCGTGCCGGGCTTCGTGCCCGACCCACAACTCGAGTTGTACGGCGCCTCGGGCCTGCTCGCGCAGAACGACAACTGGGGCGGTACGCCCGCCCTGCGCGATGCGATCTCCGCGTGCGGGGCGTTCGGTTTGCAGCCCACGAGCAAGGACGCCGCGCTCCTCGCGCAGGCCTCGGGGCTCTACTCTGCCCGCGTGACCGCCACCGACGGCGGCGCCGGCATCGCGCTCGTCGAGGTGTACGACACCACGCGGGGCGCGTTCACCGAGCAAACCCCGCGCCTCGTGAACCTCTCCTGCCGCACCAACCTCGGTACCGATACCGGGATGGTGACCGTTGGTTTTGTTGTAGGCGGCGATACCGCGCGCACCGTGCTGATCCGGGCCGTCGGCCCGGGCCTTGGGCTGCTCGGCGTGACCAACTACCTCGCTGATCCGAAACTGACGCTCTTCACCAACCAGACCGAACTCGCAGCCAACGACAACTGGGGCGGCACCGTCCCGAGCGCCGTCTTCACCGCCACCAGCGCCTTCGGCCTGCCTGACAACTCCTCCAAGGACGCCGCCCTGGTGATCACCCTCCCGCCCGGCTCCTACACCGCCCAGGTCGTCCCAGCTTCCGCCTCTTCCGGCCTCGTCCTCGTCGAGGTATACGAAGTGCGTTAGCGGCGGGGTGCATCCCGCGCGGCGCATCCCGCTGGCGCCGTAATTCGAGATAGCTAGCCAGAATTGGCTGGTTGTCGCGTCCGCCGGACTTCCACGCGGTGGACGCTGCGATCAGGCAAAGTGCGCAGAGACCGGTTGGTCGGCGGAGCGGTGGTGTTCGTGGCGGAAACGATGATCCCGGAGGCGTTCGCGGAGACGCGGGACTTCTCGGGGATCGTGGTGGTTGCCGGCTTCCTGGTCGCCTTCGCCCTGAGCCACGCGAGCGACTGACGCGCAACCCGCCGCCCGCCGTTAGTCGCTCGCCATCAATGGCTCACAAGCCATTCGCCGCGAACATGCCCGCTCCGCAAGCGGATCGCCGTTGGCCGCCGTCGCTCACCCGGCGTCTTGGCACTTGGGCCGGGCCACGCTCCTGGAGACGCCGGAAGAGGCAGGTGCCAAGACATAGGGATCAACCGCGTTGACGCCCGCCGCCCATTTTTGCCCTTGCGCGGTCGATGCTGCGCCGTAGCGTGCCCGGCTCCGCGGTTAGTCCCCATCGTCTAGCCCGGTTAGGACACCACCCTTTCACGGTGAGAACCGGGGTTCGAATCCCCGTGGGGACGCCACGAATTCGCAAGCGCCTTCATAGTAAGGCGCTTGTGCCGTTTTTGGCGGCACTCTACACAAGAGCGACGATCATGCAGATCGTTCCCCGCTCGAAGTACGGGATAGCGTGGAGCACCCGATTTCAGGGCTGACACTCGCGGCGTGACCTGACGACCTGGCGGGCATGGCTGCAGGTGACGACTGGTCGGTGGCAGAGGTGAGGCGCACGGTCGCCGACTATATGGACATGCTTCAGTTCGAGCTGACGCGGCAGGACTATAACAAGTCCGCCCACCGTCGGACGCTACTGAGTCAGCTCGCGGGCCGGACCGATGGGGCCGTCGAGCTGAAGCACCAGAACATCAGCGCGGTGCTGCAGGGCTTGGAGTGTTTCTGGATTCCGGGCTACAAGCCGCGCGGCAACTACCAGCAACTGCTCGAGGACGAGGTGGTGGCGTGGCTCGCCGCGCATCCTGAATTCGACCTGCAGGCACGAGCCGCCGCCGAGGCGCCAGCAGTCGTGCCGGAGGACACCGACTTCAGCCGTTTCGAAGAAGCGAAGCCTGAGCTGGAAGTTGCCGAGGTGGTGGAGGAGCCGACCGCACCGTACGACTCGCAGCGGATCGTGGCTGGCCGGCGCGATTACGTGGGACGCGAAGCCCGAAACGCGTCTCTCGGGGCGGCGGGCGAAAAGCTCGCGTTGCGTTACGAGCAAGAGCGGCTTTCGCGGCTCGGGCACGACCAGCTCGCTGGCCGCGTCACCCATGTCGCCGCGAAGGACGATGGCGCGGGCTTCGATATTCTTTCGTACGAGCCAACCGGTCAGGAGCGGTTCATCGAGGTGAAGACCACCGCGTTCGCCAAAGAAACGCCTTTCTTCGCGTCAGCGAAGGAAGTCCGCTTCGCCCAGCAATTCGCGCCACAGTACCACTTGTACCGGCTCTTTCGGTTCAAGACCTCCCCGCGCTGCTTTATCCTTTCGGGACGATTCCAACAGAACTGCCGGCTGGATCCTGAAAGTTACCGCTGCACATTTCGGTAAGCCCGCCAGCAGAAACCAGCGTCGATTGCGGCTCCGGAGGCAGAGTCCTCTACGGCAGCAAACGGCTCGCCCGCTGACGTCCCCGGCAGGGTCCCCGAAGCGCGCCGAATCCTACTCACCTCTCCGCAGCACGACGTGCAGGGCGCTCGGAGTCGTGACGTGCTCAACGCAGTGGTAGCCGAGTTGCACGGGGTCGAGGCCGGCGAAGAGGCGCTCGCCGGAGCCGAGCAGGGTTGGAGCGATGGCAAGGTGCAGTTCGTCGATCAGGCGTTCCCGCAGGTATTGCTGCACGGTCGCGACACCACCGCCGATCCGCACGTCCTTGCCCGCGGCGGCCTCCCGCGCCTGCCGCAACGCCGAATGAATCCCGTCCGTGACGAAATGGAAGGTCGTGCCGCCCTCCATCACGAGCGGCGCGCGAGCGTGATGCGTCAGCACAAAGACCGGGCAATGGTACGGCGGGGTGTCGCCCCACCACCCTTTCCACGCGCCATCGGGCCAATCGCCCCGGATCGGCCCGAACATGTTGCGGCCAAGAATCCACGCGCCCACGCCCTCGAAGCCGCGCACGGCAAACGCGTCATCCACGCCGGTCGAGCCCCCGTCCTCGCCCGTCATCTGCCGAAACGTCCGCGTCGGAAAAAACCACTCGTGCAACGTCCCGCCTCCGACCCCCAGCGGTTGCTCAAGGGTCTGATCTGGGCCCGCGCCAAAGCCGTCGATCGAAAGACTGAAGCAATGCACGCGAACGCGGCCGGAAGAGGTGTCGGTAGGCATATCAAACGTCAGGGAATGTGGGTGTGGGTGGAAAATCAAATTGCCGGAACGAAAGAAGGCCAGGCGCACATCCGAGCGGTGCGGCGCCGCCTCACCCGGCGTCTTCGCGTTCGCCTCACTTCAACGAACAAAGAAACGCGCTGCGGACATGCCGGCCGGAAAACTCCGGAATTCTATTCACCACGCGCCGGGGTATGTCACCGCGCTGAATTTCATGCGGTCGCCGGCGCAAGCGCCTCACGATCCTGCCTCCAATGCTGATCCTCCGTCCCACCAAGATGCTCGGCGCCCGGCTGACATTGGACGCGCCTTCGGCCCTCGGAACCCAACTCGGTCCATCCGCTTTGCGACTGGTGCGCCCACACGTTCATCGCCGGGCGCTTCCGTTATATCCTGCTCGCCAACACCGCCACCCTCCTGCCGGTCGTTTTCTCCGCCTGCGGCCAACCGACTAAACATCGCCCGCCAAGTGCCGGCTTTCCGGCGCGCCCCAAATCTGGGATAATCGCGGAGCATTTCCCGCCCCCATCCGCGCACGAAAGTCGCAGTGTAGAAGGTGAACACGCCGCCCCGATCGATCCGTCCCCGGGCGCCGCACCGCATCGCCCCCTCCCCCCGCATGAAAGCCACACCCCCCCGCCTCCGCGCCATGATCGGCCTGCTCGCGTTGGCCTCCGCCGGCCTCGCTTCCGCCCAACCCAAGCCCCTCACTCCCGACCTCACGGCCGCGCCTTCCGAACACGGCTGGAAACTGATCAACCGCTCCGCGCGGCTCATCGAGCGCAACGGCGCCCCCGCCATCCACCTCGAAGGCGAGACCGGCGCCGGGTTTCTGCGCCTCGAGAATGTCGTCTTTGCCGACGGTACCATCGAGTTCGACGCCCGCGGCCGGAACGTTGTCCAGGGAAGCTTTCTCGGCCTCGCCTTCCACGGCGGCGCCGACGTGAAAACCTACGACGCGGTCTATTTTCGGCCCTTCAACTTCAAGGCCAGCGACCCGGCCCGCCGTGCCCGCGCCGTGCAATACATCTCTCTCCCCGCCCACCCGTGGCAGAAACTGCGCGCCGAGCATCCGGGCCAGTACGAGAAAGCAGTCGTACCCGTCCCCGATCCCGACGCCTGGTTCCACGTCCGTCTCGTCGTCGCGTGGCCCCAGGTCAGCGTGTTCGTCGACGGCGGCGTCGAGCCCTGCCTCGTCGTCACCCAGCTCAGCGAGCGCAAGCGTGGTTGGCTCGCGCTCTGGACCGACGTGAGCGGCGGCGACTTTGCGAACCTCAAGATCCTGCCCGCAAGTCCGACGCCGCCTTGAAGCCAAATCAGCGAGGTTGACGCACGAAGGGTCAACGTCCCGAGCTGATTTCCCGCGGCGCAGGAGGGAACGCGCGCCGGGCTTCACGTTCGAAAAAGGCGGTCTTCGCGGCGTGCGGGGTCTTGCGTGGCGCCGCGTCGCCGCCCCTATTGGCGCGTGCGTCGCGCGCCCGCCTGGCCGGCCCGATGTTCCCCATGTCGCCCCCCCCTCCTCCTTCGCCTGCCACCGCCCCGTTCCACGTCATGACGAAGCCCATCGGCGCGTTGTGCAACCTGGCCTGCCGGTACTGCTTCTACCTCGAGAAGGCGCAGCTGTATCCGGGCAGCGGGGACTTTCGGATGAAGCCCGAGCTGCTCGAGGCCTACGTGCGCAACCACCTTGCCGCGCAACCGGGCGGCGAGGTCCACTTTACCTGGCAGGGAGGCGAGCCAACGCTGCTGGGCGTCCCGTTCTTCCGTCAAGTCGTCGCCCTGCAGCGGAAATACGCCGAGGGTCGGGTCGTCCACAACGCGCTGCAGACCAATGCGGTGCTGCTCGACGAGGAATGGGCGGCCTTCCTGGCCCAGGAGAAGTTCCTCGTGGGCGTGAGCATCGACGGCCCGCGGGAGCTACATGACGCCTTTCGCGTGGATCGCGGCGAAAATCCGACGTTCGACCGCGTGATCGCCGGCATCGAGCTCCTGCAGCGGCACGGGGTGGAGTTCAACACGCTCACCGCCGTGCATCGCCGCAATGCCAAGCACCCGCTGCGCGTGTACCGCTTCCTCCGCGAGATCGGCTCCGGGTACATCCAGTTCATCCCCATCGTGGAACGCAGCGCGCCCCAGAACGCCGCCGGCTTGTGGCTCGCCGCGCCGCCGCAGCCGGTGACCGGCGCCGAACTCGACACCCAGGTGACCGAATGGACCGTACGGCCGGCGGATTTCGGCGAGTTCCTGTGCACGATCTTCGACGCCTGGGTGCAGCGCGACGTCGGCCGGGTCTTCGTGCAGCACTTCGATGCCGCGCTGGCGAACTGGGTGGGCGTGCCGCCCGGCGTGTGCGTGTTCGCGCCGAAATGCGGTCGGGCACTCGCGGTGGAGCACAACGGCGACGTGTACAGCTGCGACCACTACGTCTACCCAGAGTACAAGCTGGGCAACGTGGCGCAGGATCCGCTCGCAACGCTGGTGGATTCACCCGCGCAAGTCGCCTTCGGCGACGCCAAGTCCGCCACCCTGCCCCGCTACTGCCGCGAGTGTCCCGTCCGGTTCGCCTGCCATGGCGAGTGTCCCAAACACCGGTTTCTGCGCACCCCCGAGGGTGAACCGGGCCTGAATTACCTCTGCCACGCGTACCGGCGCTTCTTCACGCACATCGACTCGCCGATGCGCACCATGGCGAGGCTCCTGCAAACCCGCCACGCCCCGGCCGCCATCATGGCGCTGCCGCGGGCGCAGTGGCTGCCGGGCCGCTGGAGCTCGCGCTAGGCGCCGCGGTGCCACCGCTCCCGGCTGCCACCGTCGCGCCCGACGGCGGCGAGTCCCGCGGCCGATCCGCCGGGGCCGCCCAGACCCGCGCCGGTCAGAACTCGAAGCGATTCGTGACGATCCACTCCAGCGGTCGGTTGAACCGGTAGGACAGCAGCTGGCCGCTCTCGTTTTCCTTCAGGCGCACAAAGGCGTCATTGTTCAGGACGTTGTTCACGTTCAGTTGCAGCGACCAGCGGATCGACCGGTGGAGCGCGGTGAACTTGCGCCCGTAGCCCACATTGGCGTCCAGGTACACCTGCGGGCTGCCGTACTTCGAGACTCGCGCGACGTTCCCGTCGGCATCCGGCACGGCCGTGAAGGCGATCAGGTTCGCACTGTTGTAACGGACCGCGCCACCGAGGGTGATCCCCTTCAGGGGCCCTTGGGTAAAATCATAGCCGGTGCGCAGGTTGAACTTGTGCCGCATCTGGCCGAGCGGTTCGCGCCCATCCTGCACCACAAACTGGTTGAACATCGCGCGGTCGATCACCGCCAGCTGCGAGCCCACCGTGCGCGCCGTCGTGGTCGTGTCCGAGATCGCCACGTTCGCGTTCTTCTCCCACAGGGCGCGGTTGCTCGCGATGTAGTCCTGCATTTCGCGGCCGATATTCCGCACCGTCGTGCGGCTGTTCGTGTAGTTGGCGTAGATCCGCCAGTTCGGCGTCGGGTTCGCCGTCAGCTCCACCTCGTAGCCTTCGGAATCCGTGTCGCGCGTCGAGCCGTTCGTCCGGTCCAGCACCTGGTCAAGCGCCAGGCCGTTCGCGGCGAGGACGCCGGCCGCATCGAGGCCGTTCCAGATCGGGTTGATCGTCGCCGCGAGGACGCCGGTGAAATCAAAATCGTTCTTGTCGCCGGACTCGAAGCGCGTGGCGGTGACGAACAGGCGGTGGTCAAACAGGTCGAGCTTCACGCCGTAGTCGCGGCTCTCGCCTTTCGGTGCCGGCGGATGCCCGGTCGCGGTGCGCAACGTGCCGGTGGGGTTCGGCAGGCCCGCGTTCCGCGCCTGGCTGTAGGTCAGGCTGACCGCATCGATGACCCGCACGACCCCGCTGAAGGAGAAGCTGTTCGCCGTGTTCTTGAACGGGACCGTGCCCGGCTCGGCCGTGATCACGCCGTTCGTGAACGGCGCCAGCGGCGTGCGCGTCTGGGTGCTGTAGTAGTCCGTGCGCTCATCGCGGCTGGCACCCAGCACCGTGTGCAAGCGGTCCCGCCACCAGGAGCTCTGCAGGGCGGCAATGTAGGAGGTCTGCCGGTTGCTGTTGAGCTGCGTGCCGGTGTTGAAGGGCACCCACGCGGTTTGGACGGTCTTGCCGCCGATGGATTCGGTGAGCCCGCTCACCGAGGGCATGAGCAGCGGGTTGGCCATGACGATCTGGTCCGAGGGAGCGTTGAGATCGACGTAGGTGCGCCGGAACACGCGGTTCCCATTATTCTCGGGATTCGAGGTATTGAAGGGATTCACCACGACCTGCTCACGCGTGACGGTCTGACGGTAGTTCTGGTGGTTGTACTGGAACACGCCGGCGAGGCTGTGGCGGCCGAGCTTCGGCCCGAAATCGTGCTGGTACGCGAGGATGCTGCGCACGGAGTCGTCGCGGGTGTCGCTGACGCCGAGTTGCGGCAGGCCTTCGAGGTAGGCGCGCCCGGCGTTCGGGTTGACCGCGCCATTCGGCAGCTTGGGGTTGGTGTCGACCTGCAACGCCAGGCCGGCCGCGAGTTGCGGGTCAAAGTCGGTCGCGAGGTTGTCGTGGCGAAAGGCCGACACCTCCAGGTTCAGGTCCGGCGTGAACTGATGCGTGAGGAACGCCGTCATCCGGGTATACTTTTTCAACTGGTTGAACCCCGGGCCCACGATCGAGGTCTCGCGCGGCAGCACGGAGAAATCCGCCAGCACGAGCGCGGTGCCGTCGGCGGTCACCGCCTTCTGCGAGGTCGTCATGTTGCGCCAGTTCATCAGCCCGCCGGTCTGCGTGTCGTACACGATGTACGGGCTGGTCGACAGGACCTGCACGCCGGCCGTGGCCTTGGTCGCGAGGGGCATGCCGGCGTCGCGCCAGGGCGTGTAGGCGTCGTACGCCGTCCAGACCCGGCGGGTCGCCTTGTCGACGTTGCCGTGCTCGACTTCGAAATCGACCTCGGTCTTCGCAGCCACCTTGAGCTTCATCGTGCCGAAGTACCGTTCGCTGTTGTTGTACTCAAAGTTGCGCCAACTGTCCTGGTCGTCGCGCACCGCGGCCACGCGGAGGGCGAGCCGCTTCGGAATGATGATCTGATTGTAGTCCGCCTCGGTGCGGAGGCCGCCCCAGCGCTTGCCCGCGATCGCGACTTCGCCGCTGTTCCGGTCGAACCGCGCCCGTTTCGTCGTGGCGTTCACCGTCCCCGCCGCGGTGCCGAGGCCGAAGAGAATGGCGTTGGGCCCACGGGCCTGGTCCAGGCGCTCCAGGCTGAAGGTATCGAGCCGGCCATCGATCTTGAAGAAGTTGACCGAAGGCGAGGCCGTGCCGTTCGTGAGGACGATGCCGCGCATGCGGATCGGCCGTGCGTCGCCCTTGATGCTGTTCATGTTCGCCGCCGAGTCCTCCGAGAGGTCGTACTCGGTGCTGAGCATGAAACCGGCGAGGTCGGAGGTGTCGGTGATCGCGGCATCGCGCAGGAACTGCTGGGTGAAGGCGCTGATCGGCGCGGCGATGTCACGCAGGTCGGTCCGCAGGCGGGTACCGGCGAGGCTGTTCTGCGCCTGATAGCCGCGGTCGTCCTGGCCGGTCACCGTGAACGGCGTGAGCTGGACGATCTCTTCGGGCGCGTCCTTGGCGGCCGGGACCTGCGCGTGCAGCGAAATCAGGGGCAGCGCGACGGCGGCGGCCGCCGCGGCCTGGCGCCACGCAGCGGCCATCCAGGTGGGAACAGAC
The Opitutus sp. ER46 genome window above contains:
- a CDS encoding DUF3883 domain-containing protein — translated: MAAGDDWSVAEVRRTVADYMDMLQFELTRQDYNKSAHRRTLLSQLAGRTDGAVELKHQNISAVLQGLECFWIPGYKPRGNYQQLLEDEVVAWLAAHPEFDLQARAAAEAPAVVPEDTDFSRFEEAKPELEVAEVVEEPTAPYDSQRIVAGRRDYVGREARNASLGAAGEKLALRYEQERLSRLGHDQLAGRVTHVAAKDDGAGFDILSYEPTGQERFIEVKTTAFAKETPFFASAKEVRFAQQFAPQYHLYRLFRFKTSPRCFILSGRFQQNCRLDPESYRCTFR
- a CDS encoding TonB-dependent receptor, with translation MTPILTPRSSVPTWMAAAWRQAAAAAAVALPLISLHAQVPAAKDAPEEIVQLTPFTVTGQDDRGYQAQNSLAGTRLRTDLRDIAAPISAFTQQFLRDAAITDTSDLAGFMLSTEYDLSEDSAANMNSIKGDARPIRMRGIVLTNGTASPSVNFFKIDGRLDTFSLERLDQARGPNAILFGLGTAAGTVNATTKRARFDRNSGEVAIAGKRWGGLRTEADYNQIIIPKRLALRVAAVRDDQDSWRNFEYNNSERYFGTMKLKVAAKTEVDFEVEHGNVDKATRRVWTAYDAYTPWRDAGMPLATKATAGVQVLSTSPYIVYDTQTGGLMNWRNMTTSQKAVTADGTALVLADFSVLPRETSIVGPGFNQLKKYTRMTAFLTHQFTPDLNLEVSAFRHDNLATDFDPQLAAGLALQVDTNPKLPNGAVNPNAGRAYLEGLPQLGVSDTRDDSVRSILAYQHDFGPKLGRHSLAGVFQYNHQNYRQTVTREQVVVNPFNTSNPENNGNRVFRRTYVDLNAPSDQIVMANPLLMPSVSGLTESIGGKTVQTAWVPFNTGTQLNSNRQTSYIAALQSSWWRDRLHTVLGASRDERTDYYSTQTRTPLAPFTNGVITAEPGTVPFKNTANSFSFSGVVRVIDAVSLTYSQARNAGLPNPTGTLRTATGHPPAPKGESRDYGVKLDLFDHRLFVTATRFESGDKNDFDFTGVLAATINPIWNGLDAAGVLAANGLALDQVLDRTNGSTRDTDSEGYEVELTANPTPNWRIYANYTNSRTTVRNIGREMQDYIASNRALWEKNANVAISDTTTTARTVGSQLAVIDRAMFNQFVVQDGREPLGQMRHKFNLRTGYDFTQGPLKGITLGGAVRYNSANLIAFTAVPDADGNVARVSKYGSPQVYLDANVGYGRKFTALHRSIRWSLQLNVNNVLNNDAFVRLKENESGQLLSYRFNRPLEWIVTNRFEF
- a CDS encoding dihydrofolate reductase family protein codes for the protein MPTDTSSGRVRVHCFSLSIDGFGAGPDQTLEQPLGVGGGTLHEWFFPTRTFRQMTGEDGGSTGVDDAFAVRGFEGVGAWILGRNMFGPIRGDWPDGAWKGWWGDTPPYHCPVFVLTHHARAPLVMEGGTTFHFVTDGIHSALRQAREAAAGKDVRIGGGVATVQQYLRERLIDELHLAIAPTLLGSGERLFAGLDPVQLGYHCVEHVTTPSALHVVLRRGE
- a CDS encoding anaerobic sulfatase maturase → MSPPPPPSPATAPFHVMTKPIGALCNLACRYCFYLEKAQLYPGSGDFRMKPELLEAYVRNHLAAQPGGEVHFTWQGGEPTLLGVPFFRQVVALQRKYAEGRVVHNALQTNAVLLDEEWAAFLAQEKFLVGVSIDGPRELHDAFRVDRGENPTFDRVIAGIELLQRHGVEFNTLTAVHRRNAKHPLRVYRFLREIGSGYIQFIPIVERSAPQNAAGLWLAAPPQPVTGAELDTQVTEWTVRPADFGEFLCTIFDAWVQRDVGRVFVQHFDAALANWVGVPPGVCVFAPKCGRALAVEHNGDVYSCDHYVYPEYKLGNVAQDPLATLVDSPAQVAFGDAKSATLPRYCRECPVRFACHGECPKHRFLRTPEGEPGLNYLCHAYRRFFTHIDSPMRTMARLLQTRHAPAAIMALPRAQWLPGRWSSR